A region of Dioscorea cayenensis subsp. rotundata cultivar TDr96_F1 chromosome 5, TDr96_F1_v2_PseudoChromosome.rev07_lg8_w22 25.fasta, whole genome shotgun sequence DNA encodes the following proteins:
- the LOC120261767 gene encoding LOW QUALITY PROTEIN: phospholipase A1-Ialpha2, chloroplastic-like (The sequence of the model RefSeq protein was modified relative to this genomic sequence to represent the inferred CDS: inserted 2 bases in 1 codon; deleted 1 base in 1 codon), with protein MTKTVTVNTVAVTSLRETKKPEIKPVLASVWKEIQGADDWEDLMEPLNPLLRDEIVRYGEFVSACYKAFDLEPGSKRYLNCKYGRKNMFAKVGMEKPGYNVVKYIYATPDISIXPCKARRAVAEWIGYVAVSNDEETKRLGRRDILVSFRGTVTQSEWIANFMSSLTPAMLDPTDARLEVQVETGFLNLYTSDDSTCKFSQGSCRQQLLSEISRMINKYKGEEMSITLAGHSLGSSLATLLGYDLAELGLNRDGNNEIQITVYSFGGPRVGNFEFKKRCEELGVKVLRVVNVNDPVTKLPGVFLNENSRVLGGKFELPWSCSCYTHVGVELALDFFEMENPTCVHDLDAYIGLLKCPNMEQMSEEGETFNLFHKLMESFSFQEFVINHEWPWHQAATYVGSLVQSLTI; from the exons ATGACTAAAACTGTTACTGTGAATACGGTGGCTGTCACGTCACtgagagaaacaaagaagccGGAGATCAAACCGGTGCTTGCGAGCGTTTGGAAGGAGATTCAAGGAGCTGATGATTGGGAGGATCTAATGGAACCATTGAATCCTTTACTCAGAGATGAGATAGTGAGGTATGGTGAGTTCGTTAGCGCTTGTTACAAGGCTTTCGATCTCGAACCGGGCTCAAAACGATACTTGAATTGCAAGTATGGGAGAAAAAACATGTTTGCCAAGGTAGGGATGGAGAAACCAGGCTATAATGTTGTGAAATATATTTATGCCACGCCGGACATCAGCAT CCCATGCAAAGCACGGCGTGCTGTGGCCGAGTGGATCGGTTATGTCGCGGTTTCTAATGATGAGGAAACAAAGAGACTGGGCAGAAGAGATATACTTGTTTCTTTCCGGGGAACGGTGACTCAGTCTGAGTGGATTGCCAACTTCATGAGCTCACTCACTCCTGCCATGTTAGACCCTACTGATGCCCGGCTAGAAGTTCAGGTTGAGACTGGT TTTCTCAATCTTTATACTTCTGATGATAGCACATGTAAGTTCAGCCAAGGGAGTTGCAGACAACAGTTATTGTCGGAGATTTCAAGAATGATTAACAAGTATAAAGGTGAAGAAATGAGTATAACTTTAGCCGGACATAGCTTGGGTAGTTCTTTAGCAACTTTGCTTGGCTATGATCTTGCTGAACTTGGGCTGAATAGAGATGGCAATAATGAAATACAAATCACAGTGTACTCGTTCGGGGGGCCTAGAGTCGGCAATTTTGAATTCAAGAAGAGGTGTGAAGAACTCGGAGTTAAAGTTTTGAGAGTGGTGAATGTAAATGACCCGGTAACGAAGCTGCCCGGAGTTTTCCTCAATGAAAATTCAAGAGTTCTTGGGGGAAAGTTTGAGCTTCCATGGAGTTGCTCATGTTATACACATGTTGGAGTTGAGCTTGCTCTTGATTTCTTCGAGATGGAAAACCCTACCTGTGTTCATGATCTTGATGCTTACATTGGCTTGTTGAAGTGCCCGAATATGGAGCAAATGAGCGAAGAAGGTGAAACGTTCAATCTTTTCCACAAGTTGATGGAGAGCTTCTCTTTTCAAGAATTTGTAATTAATCATGAATGGCCTTGGCATCAAGCTGCAACATATGTTGGTTCTTTAGTGCAATCTTTAACCATATAA
- the LOC120261736 gene encoding uncharacterized protein LOC120261736 — MTSAMAVASSGVSGDVSDDVPVASSEKARKDFMAATVVTGHVASGETTRKGFTAPKVATSATVPVASSFRSREKDEEMRGKIGYLRVENLEIAGESSRSPWGGCDTPLSVPSLSLSLSLSLLSRSPFSWFPATTSPAHFAVKEVDMGLVANLGTLQRLPKIVGFGNAMDLALTAKAMGLVSRVFARPGKDGRGHLRTGQGWGTKAVIMKSRDMAVENGLDYVATWNAGMLRSRGPGGSQCSQAPKKRKPNFSKM, encoded by the exons ATGACGTCGGCGATGGCAGTGGCGTCAAGCGG TGTAAGTGGCGACGTCAGCGACGATGTGCCGGTGGCGTCAAGTGAGAAAGCGAGGAAAGACTTCATGGCGGCGACGGTGGTGACGGGGCATGTGGCGTCAGGCGAGACGACGAGGAAGGGCTTCACAGCGCCGAAAGTGGCGACGTCGGCGACGGTGCCTGTGGCTTCAAGCTTCAG ATCTCGAGAGAAGGATGAAGAAATGAGAGGAAAAATAGGATATTTGAGGGTGGAGAACTTGGAGATCGCCGGAGAGAGTTCGCGGAGTCCTTG gggtgggtgtgacactcCCCTTTCGGTTCctagtctctctctctctctctctctctctctcctgtcTCGTTCTCCCTTCTCTTGGTTCCCAGCTACCACATCACCAGCTCACTTTGCGGTCAAAGAGGTGGATATGGGACTGGTCGCGAATCTCGGAACACTGCAGCGGCTTCCCAAGATCGTCGGCTTCGGCAACGCCATGGATCTCGCGCTCACAGCAAAGGCGATGGGGCTCGTTTCCAGGGTTTTCGCCCGACCCGGCAAAGATGGACGAGGGCATCTTCGCACTGGCCAAGG ATGGGGGACGAAGGCGGTGATAATGAAGAGCAGAGACATGGCGGTTGAGAATGGGTTGGACTACGTGGCCACGTGGAATGCCGGGATGTTGAGGTCGCGGGGACCTGGAGGAAGTCAGTGCTCTCAAGCTCCAAAAAAACGCAAGCCCAACTTCTCCAAGATGTGA